Proteins from a genomic interval of Sphingopyxis sp. QXT-31:
- the ilvB gene encoding biosynthetic-type acetolactate synthase large subunit → MTEMSGADMVVQALVDLGVDTVFGYPGGAVLPIYDALYKHPTIQHILVRHEQAATHAAEGYARSTGKPGVVLVTSGPGATNAVTGITDALLDSIPMVVLTGQVPTNLIGTDAFQECDTVGITRHCTKHNYLVMDPDRLGAIMHEAFYIATHGRPGPVVIDIPKNVQVATGKYKLPEKIEHQSYRPQVEPDADAIAQAIDMIAAAERPIFYTGGGVINAGPDASAALRQLVSLTGAPVTSTLMGLGAFPSDDPKWLGMLGMHGTYESNMAMNRADLIIAVGARFDDRVTGRLDAFSPDSKKIHIDIDRSSINKIVPVDLAVVGDAGRALDALIAAWQDKGHKPRDLGEWWRRLDGWRATRCLDFPEKKEASADIMPQRAVKALFDATRGRDPIITTEVGQHQMWAAQHFGFSAPNRWLTSGGLGTMGYGFPAAVGAQIAHPGRLVVCIAGEASLQMNIQEMGTVSQYRLPVKIFILNNEWMGMVRQWQELTYESRYSNSYSDSLPDFVKLAAAYGWTGLRIDTLGELEAGIQTMIDTPGPVIVDCRVAKLANCFPMIPSGAAHTDMILQPNDIIGTMDDEAKALV, encoded by the coding sequence GTGACGGAAATGAGTGGTGCCGACATGGTGGTTCAGGCGCTGGTCGACCTCGGGGTCGATACGGTGTTCGGCTATCCGGGCGGTGCGGTGCTTCCGATCTATGACGCGCTCTACAAGCATCCGACGATCCAGCACATCCTCGTCCGCCACGAGCAGGCGGCGACCCACGCGGCGGAGGGCTATGCCCGCTCGACCGGCAAGCCCGGCGTCGTGCTCGTCACCTCGGGCCCCGGCGCGACCAACGCGGTCACCGGCATCACCGACGCGCTGCTCGATTCCATTCCGATGGTCGTGCTCACCGGCCAGGTTCCGACGAACCTGATCGGCACCGACGCTTTCCAGGAATGCGACACCGTCGGCATCACGCGCCACTGCACCAAGCATAATTATCTCGTCATGGATCCCGACCGGCTCGGCGCGATCATGCATGAGGCCTTCTACATCGCGACCCACGGCCGCCCCGGCCCGGTGGTGATCGACATCCCCAAGAACGTGCAGGTCGCGACGGGCAAATATAAGCTGCCCGAAAAGATCGAGCATCAAAGCTATCGCCCGCAGGTCGAGCCCGACGCCGACGCGATCGCCCAGGCCATCGACATGATCGCCGCCGCCGAGCGCCCGATCTTCTACACCGGCGGCGGCGTGATCAACGCCGGCCCCGACGCCAGCGCCGCGCTGCGCCAGCTGGTGTCGCTGACCGGCGCGCCCGTGACCTCGACGCTGATGGGCCTCGGCGCGTTCCCGTCGGACGATCCCAAGTGGCTCGGCATGCTCGGCATGCACGGCACTTATGAGTCGAACATGGCGATGAACCGCGCCGACCTGATCATCGCGGTCGGCGCGCGCTTCGACGACCGCGTGACCGGCCGCCTCGACGCCTTCTCGCCGGACTCGAAGAAGATCCACATCGACATCGACCGCAGTTCGATCAACAAGATCGTCCCCGTCGACCTCGCGGTGGTCGGCGACGCCGGCCGCGCGCTCGATGCGCTGATCGCGGCCTGGCAGGACAAGGGCCACAAGCCGCGCGACCTTGGCGAATGGTGGCGCCGCCTCGACGGCTGGCGCGCCACGCGCTGCCTCGACTTCCCCGAAAAGAAGGAAGCCTCGGCCGACATCATGCCGCAGCGCGCGGTGAAGGCCTTGTTCGACGCGACGCGCGGCCGCGACCCGATCATCACCACCGAGGTCGGCCAGCACCAGATGTGGGCGGCGCAGCATTTCGGCTTTTCGGCGCCCAACCGCTGGCTCACCAGCGGCGGGCTGGGCACGATGGGTTACGGCTTCCCCGCCGCGGTCGGCGCGCAAATCGCGCACCCCGGCCGCCTCGTCGTCTGCATCGCGGGCGAAGCCTCGCTCCAGATGAACATCCAGGAAATGGGCACGGTCAGCCAGTACCGCCTGCCGGTGAAAATCTTCATCCTCAACAATGAGTGGATGGGCATGGTCCGCCAATGGCAGGAACTCACCTATGAGAGCCGCTATTCGAACAGCTATTCGGACAGCCTGCCCGATTTCGTGAAGCTCGCCGCGGCATACGGCTGGACGGGCCTGCGCATCGACACGCTCGGCGAGCTCGAGGCAGGCATCCAGACGATGATCGACACGCCGGGCCCGGTGATCGTCGACTGCCGCGTCGCCAAGCTCGCCAACTGCTTCCCGATGATCCCGAGCGGAGCCGCGCACACCGACATGATCCTCCAGCCGAACGACATCATCGGCACGATGGACGACGAAGCCAAGGCACTGGTTTGA
- a CDS encoding 8-amino-7-oxononanoate synthase, whose amino-acid sequence MVTSPFAAHHADLAGLATENRRRALSPRAGVDFASNDYLGLANSYLLNEALAEGLRRGIPAGSGGSRLLRGNHDEHEALEAHAARHYGSEAALFFPTGFAANAALFATLPQRGDLIVHDALIHASAHDGMKLGRAERASALHNDPQAFDDAIAAWRARGGKGTAWIAVESLYSMDGDRAPLAALAKVADRHDAILVVDEAHATGVYGPAGQGLAHRLAGRDNLVTLHTCGKALGCEGALLCGPQIVRDFLINRGRPFIFSTAPSPLMAWLVHQALEIVANAPERAAHLHALVAHAETRLAALGLPASRSQILPVVIGDNKRTMRIAGALQEAGFDIRGIRPPTVPHGSARLRIAITLNVTEADIDRMADTLAASMAAA is encoded by the coding sequence ATGGTGACCTCCCCCTTCGCCGCGCACCACGCCGACCTCGCCGGCCTCGCCACCGAAAACCGACGCCGCGCGCTCAGCCCGCGCGCGGGCGTCGATTTCGCCTCGAACGACTATCTCGGCCTCGCGAACTCCTACCTCCTCAACGAGGCGCTCGCCGAGGGCCTGCGCCGCGGTATCCCCGCCGGCTCGGGCGGCTCGCGCCTGCTGCGCGGCAATCACGACGAGCATGAAGCGCTCGAGGCGCACGCCGCGCGCCATTATGGCAGCGAGGCCGCGCTCTTCTTCCCCACGGGTTTCGCCGCCAACGCCGCGCTCTTCGCCACGCTGCCCCAGCGCGGCGACCTCATCGTCCACGACGCGCTCATCCACGCCAGCGCGCACGACGGCATGAAGCTCGGCCGCGCCGAGCGCGCATCGGCGCTGCACAACGATCCGCAGGCCTTCGACGACGCGATCGCCGCCTGGCGCGCGCGCGGCGGCAAGGGCACGGCGTGGATCGCGGTCGAAAGCCTGTACAGCATGGACGGCGACCGCGCCCCGCTCGCCGCGCTCGCCAAGGTCGCCGACCGCCACGACGCCATCCTCGTGGTCGACGAGGCGCATGCCACCGGCGTCTACGGCCCCGCGGGCCAGGGCCTCGCGCACCGGCTGGCGGGCCGCGACAACCTCGTCACCCTCCACACCTGCGGCAAGGCGCTCGGCTGCGAGGGCGCGCTCCTCTGCGGCCCGCAAATCGTCCGCGATTTCCTGATCAACCGCGGCCGCCCCTTCATCTTCTCGACGGCGCCGTCGCCGCTGATGGCGTGGCTCGTCCACCAGGCGCTCGAGATCGTCGCCAACGCGCCCGAGCGCGCGGCGCATCTCCACGCGCTCGTCGCGCACGCCGAAACCCGCCTCGCCGCGCTCGGCCTGCCCGCCAGCCGCAGCCAGATCCTGCCCGTCGTCATCGGCGACAACAAGCGCACGATGCGCATCGCGGGCGCGCTGCAGGAGGCGGGCTTCGACATCCGCGGCATCCGCCCGCCGACCGTCCCGCACGGCAGTGCGCGGCTCCGCATCGCGATCACGCTCAATGTGACCGAGGCCGACATCGACCGCATGGCCGACACGCTCGCCGCGTCGATGGCCGCGGCATGA
- the ilvC gene encoding ketol-acid reductoisomerase, translating into MQVYYDRDADQDLIKGKKVAVVGYGSQGHAHAQNMRDSGVREVAIALRPGSATAKKAEAAGFKVLSNKEAAEWADVIMIAAPDEHQAKIYADDIGPNMKPGAALAFAHGLNIHFGLIEARPDIDVFMVAPKGPGHTVRSEYQKGGGVPCLIAVAQEAAGNSGNGFAKALALSYASAVGGGRSGIIETTFKEECETDLFGEQAVLCGGITHLIQAGFETLVDAGYAPEMAYFECLHETKLIVDLLYEGGIANMRYSISNTAEYGDIKTGPRIITEETKKEMKRVLADIQSGRFVKDFVLDNQAGQPELKASRKAAAAHPIEQVGGELRAMMPWIAKNQLVDKTKN; encoded by the coding sequence ATGCAGGTTTATTACGATCGCGACGCCGACCAGGATCTGATCAAGGGCAAGAAGGTCGCCGTCGTCGGTTACGGCAGCCAGGGCCACGCCCATGCGCAGAATATGCGCGACAGCGGCGTGCGTGAAGTCGCGATCGCGCTCCGCCCCGGCTCCGCCACCGCGAAAAAGGCCGAGGCCGCGGGCTTCAAGGTGCTTTCGAACAAGGAAGCCGCCGAATGGGCCGACGTCATCATGATCGCCGCCCCCGACGAACATCAGGCGAAGATCTACGCCGACGACATCGGCCCGAACATGAAGCCCGGCGCCGCGCTCGCTTTCGCGCACGGCCTCAACATCCACTTCGGCCTGATCGAGGCGCGCCCCGACATCGACGTCTTCATGGTCGCGCCCAAGGGCCCCGGCCACACGGTGCGCAGCGAATATCAGAAGGGCGGCGGCGTCCCCTGCCTGATCGCAGTCGCGCAGGAAGCCGCCGGCAACAGCGGCAACGGCTTCGCCAAGGCGCTCGCCCTTTCCTACGCGAGCGCCGTCGGTGGCGGCCGCAGCGGCATCATCGAGACGACCTTCAAGGAAGAGTGCGAAACCGACCTTTTCGGCGAACAGGCGGTGCTCTGCGGCGGCATCACCCATCTCATCCAAGCGGGTTTCGAGACGCTGGTCGACGCGGGCTACGCCCCCGAAATGGCCTATTTCGAATGCCTCCACGAAACCAAGCTGATCGTCGACCTCCTCTATGAAGGCGGCATCGCGAACATGCGCTACTCGATCTCGAACACCGCCGAATATGGCGACATCAAGACCGGCCCGCGCATCATCACCGAAGAGACCAAGAAGGAAATGAAGCGCGTGCTTGCCGACATCCAGTCGGGCCGCTTCGTCAAGGACTTCGTGCTCGACAACCAGGCCGGCCAGCCCGAGCTCAAGGCCAGCCGCAAGGCCGCCGCGGCGCATCCGATCGAACAGGTCGGCGGCGAACTGCGCGCGATGATGCCCTGGATCGCCAAGAACCAGCTCGTCGACAAGACAAAGAACTGA
- the serB gene encoding phosphoserine phosphatase SerB: MFVATLIAAGKLTDEVVREAIDRLAATGHEVGAPHWLDEHDAADIVFQGSLVSARAELAKMDHGALDVVVQPLGDRTKKLIVADMDSTMITVECIDELADYAGIKPEIAAITQRAMRGELDFRAALIERVAALGGMAEATLTECRIERVKLTRGARTLVQTMKAHGAYSVLVSGGFTAFADPVGEAIGFDKVVANTLEISGGKLTGRVAEPIVDSQTKLETLKAEAAKHGLPLAETLAVGDGANDIPMITAAGLGIGFYPHASAGEAAAAVIRHHDLTALLWAQGYPRRSWVMG, from the coding sequence ATGTTCGTAGCCACGCTGATAGCAGCCGGGAAGCTGACCGACGAGGTGGTTCGCGAGGCGATCGACAGACTCGCCGCGACGGGGCACGAAGTCGGCGCGCCGCACTGGCTGGACGAGCATGACGCCGCGGACATCGTCTTTCAGGGCAGCCTGGTCAGCGCGCGCGCCGAACTGGCGAAGATGGACCATGGCGCGCTCGACGTCGTCGTCCAGCCGCTGGGCGACCGCACCAAGAAATTGATCGTCGCCGACATGGATTCGACGATGATCACCGTCGAATGCATCGACGAACTCGCCGATTACGCCGGGATCAAACCCGAGATCGCGGCGATCACGCAGCGGGCTATGCGCGGCGAGCTCGATTTCCGCGCGGCGCTGATCGAACGCGTCGCCGCGCTCGGCGGCATGGCCGAGGCGACGCTGACCGAATGCCGGATCGAACGGGTGAAGCTGACGCGCGGCGCGCGCACCCTGGTGCAGACGATGAAGGCGCATGGCGCCTATTCGGTGCTGGTCTCGGGGGGCTTCACAGCCTTCGCCGATCCGGTGGGCGAGGCGATCGGTTTCGACAAGGTGGTCGCCAACACGCTCGAGATTTCGGGCGGCAAGCTGACCGGCCGGGTGGCCGAGCCGATTGTCGACAGCCAGACCAAGCTCGAGACGCTGAAGGCCGAGGCGGCGAAGCACGGCCTGCCGCTGGCCGAGACGCTCGCGGTCGGCGACGGCGCGAACGACATCCCGATGATCACCGCGGCGGGGCTGGGCATCGGCTTCTACCCGCACGCCTCGGCGGGCGAGGCGGCGGCGGCGGTGATCCGGCACCATGACCTCACGGCCTTGCTGTGGGCGCAGGGCTATCCGCGGCGTAGCTGGGTGATGGGGTGA
- a CDS encoding helix-turn-helix transcriptional regulator, translated as MNNKLKVLRAMRNWSQAELADRLDVSRQAVNAIETGKYDPSLPLAFKLARLFDMPIEEIFDYGEGHDDGN; from the coding sequence ATGAACAACAAACTCAAAGTGCTGCGCGCGATGCGCAACTGGAGCCAGGCCGAACTGGCCGACCGGCTCGACGTTTCGCGGCAGGCGGTGAACGCGATCGAAACGGGCAAATACGACCCGTCGCTGCCGCTCGCCTTCAAGCTCGCGCGGCTGTTCGACATGCCGATCGAGGAGATTTTCGATTATGGCGAAGGACATGACGATGGCAACTGA
- the bioD gene encoding dethiobiotin synthase yields the protein MTRFVVTGADTGIGKTIFSAALAGATHAPYWKPIQSGLEDETDSEAVARLAGVPVRVEAYRLATPASPHLAAEIDGVTIDPDALTPPPGDLIVEGAGGALVPVTRALLYADLFARWHIPVIVCARTSLGTINHSLLTIEALKSRNVPIHGLAFLGDAVEDSEAIIAELSGVRRLGRLPIVDPLTPEALAQAFAANFDLTDFQ from the coding sequence ATGACGCGCTTCGTCGTCACCGGCGCCGACACCGGCATCGGCAAGACGATCTTCAGCGCCGCGCTCGCCGGCGCGACGCACGCCCCCTATTGGAAACCGATCCAGTCGGGCCTCGAAGACGAAACCGACAGCGAAGCCGTCGCGCGCCTCGCGGGCGTGCCCGTGCGCGTCGAGGCGTATCGCCTCGCCACCCCCGCCTCGCCGCACCTGGCCGCCGAGATCGACGGCGTCACCATCGACCCCGACGCCCTGACGCCTCCGCCCGGCGACCTCATCGTCGAAGGCGCCGGCGGCGCACTCGTCCCCGTCACGCGCGCCCTGCTCTACGCCGATCTCTTCGCGCGCTGGCATATCCCGGTCATCGTCTGCGCGCGCACCAGCCTCGGCACGATCAACCACAGCCTGCTGACCATCGAAGCCCTCAAAAGCCGCAACGTCCCGATCCACGGCCTCGCCTTCCTCGGCGACGCGGTCGAAGACAGCGAAGCGATCATCGCGGAGCTCAGCGGCGTCCGCCGCCTCGGCCGCCTGCCGATCGTCGATCCGCTGACCCCCGAGGCTCTTGCGCAGGCTTTCGCAGCAAACTTCGATCTCACGGACTTCCAATAG
- a CDS encoding TraB/GumN family protein, protein MKSLFKTLAATCAIIPFAQCALLPGTGAARAAEPVAAEAAAPTVDADPALWVVKDDDTTIYLFGTVHFLKPGLGWFDEAVKSAFDGSDELMLEMLMPEDPAAVKAVTDKMAIDPAGRTMASRMSKEAHDAYAASMVSVGLPPEAFEKYEPWFVAVNLSVLPLLIKGYNPQLGPEMVLTGAAKAGGKPIGAFETIEEQYGFFDNLSDASQLAYLDTVVRDMDKVVPTLDTLVAQWVKGDPAALAVTMNESMTETPELAKILLYDRNARWADTLKTRMDKPGTVFVAVGAGHLAGDKSVQAYLTERGLTVQRVDY, encoded by the coding sequence ATGAAATCCCTGTTCAAGACCCTCGCCGCCACCTGTGCGATCATCCCCTTCGCGCAGTGCGCCCTGCTCCCCGGCACCGGTGCCGCGCGCGCCGCCGAACCCGTCGCGGCCGAGGCCGCGGCGCCGACTGTCGACGCCGACCCCGCCCTCTGGGTGGTCAAGGACGACGACACCACCATCTATCTCTTCGGCACCGTCCATTTCCTGAAGCCCGGACTCGGCTGGTTCGACGAGGCGGTGAAGAGCGCCTTCGACGGCTCGGACGAGCTGATGCTCGAGATGCTGATGCCCGAGGATCCCGCCGCGGTGAAGGCGGTAACCGACAAGATGGCGATCGATCCCGCGGGCCGCACCATGGCCAGCCGGATGAGCAAGGAAGCGCATGACGCCTATGCCGCGTCGATGGTGTCGGTCGGCCTGCCGCCCGAGGCATTCGAGAAATACGAACCCTGGTTCGTCGCGGTCAACCTGTCGGTGCTGCCGCTGCTGATCAAGGGCTACAACCCCCAGCTCGGCCCCGAGATGGTGCTGACCGGCGCCGCCAAGGCCGGCGGCAAGCCGATCGGCGCCTTCGAAACCATCGAGGAGCAGTACGGCTTCTTCGACAATCTGTCTGATGCGTCGCAGCTCGCCTATCTCGACACCGTCGTACGCGACATGGACAAGGTCGTACCCACCCTCGACACGCTCGTCGCGCAATGGGTCAAGGGCGATCCCGCCGCGCTCGCCGTCACGATGAACGAAAGCATGACCGAAACCCCCGAGCTCGCGAAGATCCTGCTCTACGATCGCAACGCGCGCTGGGCCGACACGCTCAAAACGCGCATGGACAAGCCCGGCACGGTCTTCGTCGCGGTCGGCGCGGGCCATCTCGCGGGCGACAAGAGCGTCCAGGCCTATCTGACCGAGCGCGGGCTGACTGTGCAGCGGGTCGACTATTGA
- a CDS encoding DUF2200 domain-containing protein, with protein MTRHRIYSISVASVYPHYIAKAGKKGRTKAEVDEIFRWLTGFDQKGLEAELAAKTNFEDFFAKAPQLNPARSLITGVVCGIRVENIEEPLMRELRYLDKLIDELAKGKKMEKILRG; from the coding sequence ATGACCAGGCACCGCATCTATTCGATCAGCGTCGCGAGCGTGTATCCGCATTATATCGCCAAGGCCGGGAAAAAGGGCCGAACCAAGGCCGAGGTCGACGAGATTTTCCGCTGGTTGACGGGCTTTGACCAGAAGGGGCTCGAGGCCGAGCTGGCGGCGAAGACGAATTTCGAGGATTTCTTTGCCAAGGCGCCGCAGCTGAACCCCGCGCGGTCGCTGATCACCGGCGTGGTGTGCGGCATCCGCGTCGAAAATATCGAAGAGCCGCTGATGCGCGAGCTACGCTACCTCGACAAGCTGATCGACGAGCTCGCCAAGGGCAAGAAGATGGAGAAGATCCTGCGGGGGTAG
- a CDS encoding DUF6151 family protein produces the protein MSSDLTFACRCGSVSGTLLDVGPGQGDHVICHCTDCQQLTRHLGHAADMLDAHGGSALYQSRCARLRLDTGRERLACLHMTDKPTLRWYAACCGMPLFNTYANGKIPYITTQLAACDPAKRAALVGPPLGHLFTQDGTGDTSALHKMSMGKLMRRFFPRMIKDLISGDRRRCPLFDPKTLQPIAPPHRLTAEERQALRNA, from the coding sequence ATGTCCTCCGACCTAACCTTCGCCTGCCGCTGCGGCAGCGTTTCCGGAACCCTGCTCGACGTCGGCCCCGGCCAGGGCGATCATGTGATATGCCATTGCACCGACTGCCAGCAGCTGACGCGCCACCTCGGCCACGCTGCGGATATGCTCGACGCGCATGGCGGCAGCGCGCTATACCAGTCGCGCTGCGCGCGCCTGCGCCTCGACACCGGCCGCGAGCGGCTCGCCTGCCTCCACATGACCGACAAGCCGACGCTCCGCTGGTACGCCGCCTGCTGCGGCATGCCGCTGTTCAACACCTATGCCAACGGGAAAATCCCCTATATCACGACCCAGCTCGCCGCCTGCGACCCGGCAAAGCGCGCCGCGCTGGTCGGTCCCCCGCTCGGGCATCTGTTCACCCAGGACGGCACCGGCGACACCAGCGCGCTGCACAAAATGAGCATGGGCAAGCTCATGCGCCGCTTCTTCCCGCGCATGATCAAGGACTTGATCTCGGGCGACCGCCGCCGCTGTCCGCTCTTCGACCCCAAAACGCTCCAGCCGATCGCCCCGCCCCACCGCCTGACCGCCGAAGAACGGCAGGCCTTGCGGAACGCCTAA
- a CDS encoding TraB/GumN family protein has translation MNAAAKPFFRWGRRAAAALSACLLAACGTPSPAEKEIAKPAMWLVEDDDTQLYLLGTMHALPATTDWDHGQVGAAIAAADELVLELSPAELAKVGRVFQRLAPRVATLPVERRLPADSLAGYRALEASGSGQPFGGDPLDDWAVMVLMGQRVAQNAALSPANGVETVLTASFNDAGKPVGGLESAEGQLMAFETLDAATQRALLTNAAAGADDAVAEVGALTAAWSRGDVGALEKIVNEDIDTVPAARAALLTKRNHAWSRWAKARMDRPGTVLVAVGTGHLIGSDGLPNLLEAEGLKVTRVQ, from the coding sequence TTGAACGCCGCGGCAAAGCCTTTCTTCCGCTGGGGTCGCCGCGCCGCGGCGGCCCTTTCGGCTTGCCTGCTCGCCGCCTGCGGCACGCCCTCGCCCGCCGAGAAAGAGATCGCGAAACCCGCGATGTGGCTGGTCGAGGACGACGACACCCAGCTTTACCTGCTCGGCACGATGCACGCGCTGCCCGCGACGACCGACTGGGACCATGGTCAGGTCGGCGCCGCGATCGCCGCCGCCGACGAACTGGTGCTCGAACTCTCACCCGCCGAGCTCGCCAAGGTTGGCCGCGTGTTCCAGCGCCTCGCCCCGCGCGTCGCGACGCTCCCCGTCGAGCGCCGCCTGCCCGCCGACTCGCTTGCCGGATATCGCGCGCTCGAGGCGAGCGGGTCCGGCCAACCCTTCGGAGGCGACCCGCTAGACGACTGGGCGGTGATGGTGCTGATGGGCCAGCGCGTCGCGCAGAACGCCGCGCTGTCGCCCGCGAACGGCGTCGAGACCGTGCTGACCGCCAGTTTCAACGACGCGGGCAAGCCGGTCGGCGGCCTCGAAAGCGCCGAAGGGCAGTTGATGGCTTTCGAAACGCTCGACGCCGCAACGCAGCGTGCGCTGCTCACCAACGCCGCCGCGGGTGCCGACGACGCCGTGGCAGAGGTCGGCGCGCTCACCGCCGCCTGGTCGCGCGGCGACGTCGGCGCGCTCGAAAAGATCGTGAACGAGGATATCGACACCGTCCCCGCCGCGCGCGCGGCGCTCCTCACCAAGCGCAACCATGCGTGGAGCCGCTGGGCCAAGGCGCGGATGGACCGGCCGGGGACGGTACTGGTCGCGGTCGGCACTGGCCATCTGATCGGTAGCGATGGCCTGCCGAATTTGCTGGAGGCCGAAGGGTTGAAGGTGACGCGGGTGCAGTGA
- the miaA gene encoding tRNA (adenosine(37)-N6)-dimethylallyltransferase MiaA — MAAPSSPGPARPSLALIAGPTASGKSALAVALAQALEKAVVINADASQVYADLGVLSARPTAEEMQGVPHRLFGHVDAAEAHNAARWASEARATVVEAHAAGAAPILVGGTGLYLRTLLYGIAPVPVIDPAVREAVRALPVAEAHAALTAADPDAAQRLNPADTTRVARALEVVRSTGRTLADWQQAREGGIVGEIALTPLILLPPRDWLRARCDARLVQMFDGGAIEEVEALLARDLDPDLPAMRAIGVPQIAAYLRGDISRAEALAQAQAATRQYAKRQFTWFRHQPPADWPRHEESLNNDSIKKLVIILRDRLLTG, encoded by the coding sequence ATGGCTGCTCCTTCTTCCCCGGGCCCCGCACGGCCGTCACTTGCGCTTATCGCCGGACCCACCGCCAGCGGCAAGAGCGCATTGGCGGTCGCGCTCGCGCAGGCGCTCGAAAAGGCGGTGGTGATCAATGCCGACGCCAGCCAGGTCTATGCCGACCTCGGGGTCCTGTCGGCGCGACCGACGGCGGAAGAGATGCAAGGCGTGCCGCATCGCCTGTTCGGCCATGTCGATGCCGCCGAGGCCCATAACGCCGCGCGCTGGGCGAGCGAAGCCCGCGCCACGGTCGTCGAAGCACACGCAGCGGGCGCGGCGCCGATCCTCGTCGGCGGCACCGGCCTTTACCTGCGCACGCTCCTGTACGGCATCGCCCCGGTGCCCGTGATCGACCCCGCCGTACGCGAAGCCGTCCGCGCGCTGCCGGTGGCCGAAGCCCATGCCGCGCTGACCGCCGCCGATCCGGACGCCGCCCAGCGCCTCAATCCCGCCGACACCACCCGCGTCGCGCGTGCCCTCGAGGTCGTGCGCTCGACAGGCCGCACGCTTGCCGACTGGCAGCAGGCGCGCGAGGGCGGCATCGTCGGCGAGATCGCGCTGACCCCGCTGATCCTCCTCCCGCCACGCGACTGGCTCCGCGCGCGCTGCGACGCGCGCCTCGTCCAGATGTTCGACGGCGGCGCGATCGAGGAGGTCGAAGCCCTACTCGCGCGCGACCTCGACCCCGATCTCCCGGCAATGCGCGCGATCGGGGTGCCCCAGATCGCGGCGTATCTTCGCGGCGACATCTCCCGCGCCGAAGCGCTGGCTCAAGCGCAGGCCGCCACCCGCCAATATGCCAAGCGCCAATTCACGTGGTTCCGCCACCAGCCCCCCGCCGACTGGCCGCGCCACGAAGAGTCGCTAAACAACGATTCTATCAAGAAATTGGTAATAATATTACGAGATAGGCTGTTGACAGGATAG
- a CDS encoding UrcA family protein: MMTRTLILALSLTAAVPAIAAEGQTAEVRIADLDLSTAKGQQRLETRVKSAARSLCNAGIGGTAERARETQCIADALAAAKPQADRAIARAAGGTQLALLMLERAR, from the coding sequence ATGATGACCCGCACCCTGATCCTCGCCCTCTCGCTGACCGCCGCCGTTCCCGCGATCGCCGCGGAGGGCCAGACCGCCGAAGTCCGCATCGCCGACCTCGACCTGTCGACCGCCAAGGGTCAGCAGCGCCTCGAAACCCGCGTGAAGAGCGCCGCGCGCAGCCTCTGCAACGCCGGCATCGGCGGCACCGCCGAGCGCGCCCGCGAAACGCAGTGCATCGCCGATGCTCTCGCCGCCGCCAAGCCGCAGGCCGACCGCGCCATCGCCCGCGCCGCGGGCGGCACGCAGCTCGCGCTGCTGATGCTCGAGCGCGCGCGCTGA
- the ilvN gene encoding acetolactate synthase small subunit translates to MKIKTEAGERHVLAVTVDNEAGILAKITGLFSARGYNIESLTVADISADHALSRITIVTSGPPAVIDQIIAQLDRLVPVHKVTDLTDQGAHVEREIALVKVAGTGDKRIEALRMADVFRAKVVDTTLTSFIFEITGNSDKVDRFIALMRECGLVEVGRTGVVAIGRGSEAL, encoded by the coding sequence ATGAAAATCAAAACCGAAGCGGGCGAGCGCCATGTGCTCGCCGTCACCGTCGATAACGAGGCGGGCATCCTCGCCAAGATCACCGGGCTGTTCTCGGCGCGCGGCTATAATATCGAGAGCCTGACCGTCGCTGACATCAGCGCCGACCATGCGCTATCGCGGATCACCATCGTCACCTCGGGTCCACCCGCGGTGATCGACCAGATCATCGCGCAGCTCGACCGGCTCGTCCCCGTGCACAAGGTCACCGACCTCACCGACCAGGGCGCGCATGTCGAACGCGAGATCGCGCTGGTCAAGGTCGCGGGCACCGGCGACAAGCGCATCGAGGCGCTGCGCATGGCCGACGTCTTCCGCGCGAAGGTCGTCGACACCACGCTCACCAGCTTCATCTTCGAAATCACCGGGAACAGCGACAAGGTCGACCGCTTCATCGCGCTGATGCGCGAATGCGGGCTGGTCGAGGTCGGCCGCACCGGCGTCGTCGCCATCGGCCGCGGGTCGGAGGCGCTGTAA